One genomic region from Biomphalaria glabrata chromosome 7, xgBioGlab47.1, whole genome shotgun sequence encodes:
- the LOC106065220 gene encoding lysosome membrane protein 2-like isoform X3: MRELIMVCCTQILDSSRKNLRLKMSRKKIIVIFIVGILFAAIGGALFPLIDYFIQEEIKKKMVISNTSETYDIWQDVPVPVYMQFYVFDLDNPEEVKNGDKPSLIQRGPYTYRERRTKFDIVWNDNGTVTYKQNRTFHFVQEMSSGTETDMITTVNPIVAVIAHSFKWMPSLVKTIVSEVLGLDGENLFMTRPVEEVLWGYDDPSLVLLNKMIPAWFQTTFIGYFMRRNYTDDGLYTVHTGETDIGLVGIISRYNGDSAVNVWSTPWANMVNGTDGTLSPPLDLDRHVAQIFVSDVCRSIRGVFKEEVTLPQGIDLRRYGGDKNDMLNASANKDNIGFCIPQTDCLPTGLLNSTTCQEPVDGFPLPIIVSFPHFLYADPDVINSFIGLQPNEDEHQTLIDIEPWTGLVLQAAKRLQINIFIEQVPYIKQTDGIRKLYFPVFWLNESSVTDDEHANLLKSELFTPMMIADIVKYSLLALGGFFVLLAVALLIHNKCARKDDGRQM, encoded by the exons ATGAGAGAATTAATCATGGTCTGTTGTACCCAGATACTAGATAGCTCTAG AAAGAATTTAAGGCTCAAAATGTCCAGAAAAAAGATAATAGTTATTTTCATTGTGGGTATTTTATTTGCTGCCATTGGTGGAGCCTTGTTCCCATTGATAGATTATTTTAtacaagaagaaataaaaaag AAAATGGTCATCTCTAACACCAGTGAAACATATGATATCTGGCAAGATGTCCCAGTCCCTGTGTACATGCAGTTCTATGTCTTTGATCTGGACAATCCTGAAGAAGTCAAGAATGGAGATAAGCCTTCTTTAATACAGAGAGGGCCGTACACCTACAG agaaagaaggacaaagtttGATATAGTTTGGAATGACAATGGAACAGTTACCTATAAACAGAATCGTACATTTCACTTTGTTCAAGAAATGTCAAGTGGCACTGAAACAGATATGATAACCACAGTAAACCCAATAGTTGCT gtcattGCTCACAGTTTCAAATGGATGCCCTCACTTGTAAAAACTATAGTTTCTGAAGTGCTAGGACTAGATGGTGAAAATTTATTTATGACAAGACCAGTAGAAGAAGTTTTGTGGGGCTATGATGATCCTTCTTTGGTCCTTCTGAATAAAATGATCCCTGCTTGGTTTCAAACTACTTTCATTGGATATTTCATGCGg AGAAATTATACAGATGATGGTTTATATACTGTGCACACTGGTGAAACTGACATAGGGCTAGTGGGGATAATATCTAGATACAATGGAGACAG TGCTGTTAATGTCTGGTCTACTCCATGGGCTAATATGGTCAATGGAACAG ATGGAACCTTAAGTCCTCCTTTGGATTTAGACAGACATGTTGCTCAAATATTTGTGTCAGATGTGTGCAG GTCAATCCGAGGAGTTTTCAAAGAGGAAGTGACCTTACCACAAGGCATTGATCTTCGTCGCTATGGAGGGGATAAGAATGACATGCTGAATGCCTCAGCTAATAAAGACAACATTGGTTTCTGTATCCCTCAGACGGATTGTCTCCCCACTGGTTTGTTGAACTCAACAACATGTCAAGAACCAG TTGATGGTTTTCCACTACCCATAATTGTTTCCTTTCCACACTTCCTGTACGCTGACCCTGATGTAATAAACAGTTTCATTGGTCTACAGCCAAATGAAGACGAGCATCAAACCCTTATTGACATAGAGCCA TGGACTGGTCTTGTCTTACAAGCAGCAAAACGACTAcagataaatatatttattgaacAAGTTCCTTATATAAA acagacGGATGGTATAAGAAAACTGTATTTTCCAGTATTTTGGCTTAATGAG AGTTCAGTCACAGATGACGAGCATGCCAATTTGTTGAAGAGTGAACTCTTTACTCCCATGATGATTGCTGACATTGTGAAATATTCTCTTCTAGCTCTTGGTGGCTTCTTTGTTCTACTTGCAGTGGCCCTGTTGATCCATAATAAGTGT